The Streptomyces cyanogenus DNA segment CCGCGCCCCCGGTCCAGCCGAGCCCTTGAGGTGGTCCTCTCCCCCGCTGTCCGGGGATCCGCCTTGCCGCTCATGAGGGCGAGTCTCCCATGATCCGCACCCGGTGTGGCCTGCGGCGCCGACTACAGGCCCACGGACCCGCCCGGTGATGTCGAGCCGGCCGGCCAGGCCCAGCCCGAACGCCCTCCGTCCGCGCGAGCGCGGGGCACGCCGAGCGCGCCGGTCACCGTGCGGCGGCTCGGCCCGCCGAGCCGGTCCGGGTAGGGCTTCACCGGGCTGCCGTCGCCGACGACGACAGTGCCGGGTGAAGGCGTACGGGCACCGATCCCCGCCCGGGCGGACCTGCCGGGCGGCCGCGGTGCCGACGCCCGGGGTGCGGACAGCGGGCGCCCGACGAGCGGCCGCGCTCTCACCCGCAGGGGTATCAGCAGGCGCGGAGCAGGGCGTGCTGCCGTCCGCCGTCCAGCCGGTACCGTACGCAGCCCGACCAGCGGCCACACCCTCACCGGCAGGGGTATCAGCAGGCAGGGCGTGCTGCCGTCCGCCGTCCAGCCGGTCCGGGACGTGCACGGCGCCCGGTGCGACCTCCGCGCGCTCCCGGCCGAACGGCTCGTCCTCCATGCCCCCATCCCGCTCCACGGCCTCTGATCTGCGGTTCCGCTAGCCTGGACGCACGATGAGCGACCGTATGACGACACCGTGGGGCGAGGTCGAGCTGACCCGCTTCCCCGATGACCCCCGCGACCGGCTGCGCGCCTGGGACGCCTCCGACGCGTACCTGCTGCGCCACCTGGACGAGGAGAAGGTCCCGCTGACGGGCACGGTCGTGGTGGTCGGGGACCGCTGGGGCGCACTGGTCACCGCGCTGGCGGAGCACCGCCCGGTGCAGATCACCGACTCCTTCCTCGGCCAGGAGGCGACCCGGGCGAACCTGGCGCGGGCCGGTGTGGAGCCGGGTGCGGTGCGCCTGCTCACCACGCAGGACCCGCCGCCCGAGCGGGTGGACGTGCTGCTGGTGCGCGTGCCGAAGAGCCTGGCGCTGCTGGAGGACCAGTTGCTGCGGCTGGCGCCCGCCGTGCACGCGGACACGGTCGTGGTCGGCACCGGCATGGTGAAGGAGATCCACACCTCGACCCTCCAGCTGTTCGAGCGGATCCTCGGGCCGACCCGGACCTCGCTGGCCCGGCAGAAGGCCCGGCTGATCTTCTGCACCCCCGACCCGGTGCTGGAACGGCCCGCGAACCCGTGGCCGTACAGCTACGCCCTGCCGGACGGCGTCGGCGCCGTGTCGGGGCGCACGGTGGTCAATCACGCGGGCGTGTTCTGCGCCGAGCGGCTGGACATCGGCACCCGCTTCTTCCTCCAGCACCTGCCCGGCCCCGGCGCCGGGCGCGTGGTGGACCTCGGCTGCGGCAACGGCGTGGTCGGCACGGCGGTGGCGCTGGCCGATCCGGCGGCCGAGGTGCTGTTCGTGGACGAGTCGTTCCAGGCGGTGGCCTCGGCCGAGGCGACGTACAAGGCGAACGGGGTGCCGGGGCACGCCGAGTTCCGGGTCGGGGACGGGCTGGCCGGGGTGGCGCCCGGCAGTGTGGACCTGGTGCTGAACAACCCGCCGTTCCACTCCCACCAGGCGACCACGGACGCCACGGCGTGGCGGATGTTCACCGGGGCGAAGCGCGCGCTGCGGCCGGGCGGCGAACTGTGGGTGATCGGCAACCGTCACCTCGGCTATCACGTGAAGCTGAGGCGCTTGTTCGGGAACAGCGAACTCGTGGCGTCGGACCCGAAGTTCGTGGTGTTGAGAGCGGTCAAGAAGGACTAGGCGCTCCGCACCGGCCGTCTGCGGCGCCGTCGGGACAGGCCGCGCCCACACAGCCGCCGCCGCAGGTCAGCCACGCCCCGCCCGTCCTCACGGCACCGGTCGGTCCCCCGTCCGGGACAGCACCCCGATGATGCGCCGCACCTCCGAAGCCATCGCCTCCCGCCCCACGCTGAGGTACTGGCGCGAGTCGACGGCCTCGGGGCGGGCGGCGAGGAACTCCCTGATCGCACCGGTCATGGCGGCATTGAGCGCCGTGCCGACGTTGACCTTGGTGATGCCGCCGCCGACGGCCGCGACGAGTCCGTCGTCCGGCACCCCGGAGGAGCCGTGCAGGACGAGCGGCACGGGCAGCGCGGCGGACAGCCGCTTCAGCAGGCCGAGGTCGAGCACGGCGGTGCGGGTGGTCATGGCGTGCACACTGCCGACGGCGACGGCCAGGGCGTCGACGCCGGTGCCGGCCACGAAGTCCCGTGCCCTGACCGGGTCGGTGCGGGCGCCGGGCGCGTGCGCGTCCAGCGGGGGCCGGCCGTCCTTGCCTCCGATCTCCCCCAGCTCGGCCTCGATCCAGAGCCCCTGGGCGTGTGCCCAGTCGGCGGCGGCGCGGGTCGCGGCGAGATTGCCGGCGTACGGCAGGCGGGCCGCGTCGTACATGACGGAGCTGAACCCGGCGTCGGGCGCCTGGCGCAGCAGGTCGTCGCTCTGCACGTGGTCCAGGTGCAACGCGACGGGTACGGCGGCCCGTTCGGCGGCTGCGACGGCGGCGCGGGCCAGCGGAAGCAGCCGTCCGTAGCGGAACTTGACGGCGTTCTCGCTGACTTGGAGGACCACGGGGGAACCGGCGGTCTCGGCGCCGGCGACGACGGCCTCGATGTGTTCCAGGGTGATGACGTTGAACGCGGCGACGGCGGACCGGGCGGCGGCGGCCCGGGTGATCAGTTCGCCGGTGGACGCGAGGGGCACGTGAGGTGTCCTTCCGGGACGGGGCCGGCGGGTTCAGGGGGCGAGGATCACCGAGCGGGTGAGGTGGCGCGGACGGTCGGGGTCGAGGCCGCGGGCGGCGGCGACGGCGACCGCGAGCCGCTGTATCCGGACGAGTTCGGCGAGCGGGTCGAGTGCGCCCTGGAGCCAGCGCCCGCCGGTGGCGCGGACCTGTTCGGCGAGCCCGTCGGGCGCGGTGCCGAGCATCCAGGTGGCCGTGCCCGCGGTGGTGACGCTGATCGGGCCGTGCCGGTACTCCATCGCCGGGTAGGCCTCGGTCCAGGACAGGGAGGCCTCGCGCATCTTCAGTCCGGCCTCGTGGGCGAGACCGACGGTCCAGCCGCGCCCGAGAAAGGTGAACTGCGTGCAGTCCACGAGGCCTTCGGGCAGGGGGGCGGCGAGGGCGGCGCGCGCGTCGGCCACGACGGTGTCGGTGTGCAGGCCGAGGTGGGCGCGCAGCAGGGTGAGCGCGGTGGTCGCGAACCGGGTCTGGACGACGGAGCGTTCGTCGGCGAAGTCCAGGACGACGAGGTCGTCGGCGGCCGACCTGACCGGGGTGCCGGGATCGGCGGTGACGGCGGTGGTACGGGTGCGGCCGCTCAACCGGCCCAGCAGCTCCAGCACTTCGGTGGTGGTGCCGGAGCGGGTGAGGGCGAGGACCCGGTCGTAGGACCGCCCGTACGGGAACTCGGAGGCCGCGAACGCGTCGGTCTCGCCCTGACCCGCGCCCTCGCGCAGGGCGGCCACCGCCTGGGCCATGAAGTACGAGGTCCCGCACCCGACGACGGCGACCCGCTCCCCCGGCTCCGGCAGCGCGCCCCGGTGCCGCCCCGCCTGTTCGGCGGCCCGTGTCCAGCACTCGGGCTGGCTGTTCAGCTCGTTCTCGACATGGGTCATGACCCACACCCTCCCCTGCTGATTGTTCCTGCAAGATATAGCGATCTTTCGAGCACAATCAAGCATTCATGCGCATGCCCCGGTGCGCTAGGGTCGCCGGAGATCGAGGAAACGGCCGGAGCCGGACCGGCCGGAGAAGGATCAGGGAACGGAGAGCCACGCATGTCCCGGGACGCCCGCTGGAAGGCGCTGCTGGAACTGCTCGTCGAGCGCGGCCGGCTGGAGGTCGAGGAGGCGGCGGCCGAGCTGGCGGTGTCGGCCGCCACGATCCGCCGTGACTTCGACCAGCTCGCCGAACAGCAGATGCTGGTCCGCACCCGGGGCGGGGCGGTGGTGCACGGGGTGTCGTACGAGCTCCCGCTGCGCTACAAGACGGCCCGGCGCGCCTCGGAGAAGCAGCGCATCGCCAAGGCGGTCGCCGAACTCGTCGCACCCGGCGAGGCGGTGGGCCTCACCGGTGGCACGACCACCACCGAGGTGGCCCGCGCGCTGGCCGTGCGCGGTGACCTCGGCACCGGCTCACCCGCCCTGACCGTCGTCACCAACGCGCTGAACATCGCCAACGAGCTCGCCGTCCGCCCCCAGTTCAAGATCGTGGTGACGGGCGGGGTGGCGCGCGCGCAGTCGTACGAACTCATCGGCCCGCTCGCGGACGGGGTGTTGAGCCAGATCACGCTCGACGTGGCCGTGCTCGGTGTCGTCGGCTTCGACGTCGCGCACGGGGCGGCGGCGCACGACGAGGCGGAGGCCGCGATCAACCGGCTGCTGTGCGAGCGGGCCGAGCGGGTGGTGGTGGCCGCCGACTCCAGCAAGCTGGGCCGGCGGGCGTTCGCCCGGATCTGCGGGACGGAGCTGGTGGACACGCTGGTGACGGACGCGGCGGTGGACCAGGAGACGGTACGGCGGTTCGAGGAGGCGGGCGTCCGGGTGCTGACGGTGTGACCCGCGCCGGCCGACGGCTCAGAATCGGCCCAGGTCGGCTTTGACGAACCCCGCGCCGCGCTGGTCGTTGCAGCCCGTCACCGTCCGGTCGGCGGGGTCGGGCCAGGTCTGCTGGGCCTGGAGCGCCACGCTCACCAGTGTCAGCAGCAGGTCGACGTCGCTCGCGGCGTCCAGGCGCAGGGTCACCCACTGCGAGCCGGGCACGATCCTGATGGCCCCCGTGCTCCTGAGGTCCTTGGCGAACCGCCGGACGGCCCGGTCGGTGAGCCGCAGGTCCACGTCCCGCTCAGAGTGGAAGTGGACGACCTCACCCTGGACCGAACTCACCGCCCGTCCCAGTCCGCAGCTCGGGACGGCCTGTCTCAGGTCCGGCCAGGTCGCCAGTTGCGCGAGCGCGCGCGAGGCCAACGTCATGGCCCCATCATGGCGCGCTCATCCGCCCGCAACCAGCTCGTGAGCAAGCATTAACCGACCTGTATCCGCCACAGGTTCACCAATCCGCACACCAACCCGCTTGTCGAACACAGGCAGTGCAGGGCCGGCCGCCCCGGGCCACCTCTACGCCCGAGTTTGTGCCGCAATAAACAAAACCCGTTCGCACAGTGTCGTGCCGGGTGCCGGCCTCACCGCGTTGCGGGCGGCGATGACCGCCTTCTTCGCGCTGGACGGCTTCCTCTTCGCGGGGTGGGTCGTCCGGATCCCCGACATCAAGCACCAGACGCACGCCTCCACCGGTGCCCTCGGGCTCGCTCTGCCCGGGGTCTCCGCCGGGGCCGTGCTCACCATGACGCTGAGCGTCGGCCGACTGGTTCTCCCTGCCCACCGACCTGACCAGCGTGGTGGCGCCGGCCGCCGTCGCCGCCGTCATCGGGGTGTCGACCCGCCGGGCTCTGGGCCGGTGACGCCTTGGCACGGCCGCGTCGTCGGCCGTGCGCGGAGGTGACCGCAGGCCCTCGACACTCCGTTGACTCGGCCGAACGGCCGTGCGACGGTGAGGAGGCGCTCGTCTCGAGCATCCCGGGGAACTGGAGGCAGACCGCTGTGACCTTCGGAAACGATGACTCCCGCGAGGCAATGGACCGCAGCCTGACTCCGGATCGGCTGGAGCTGTTCGAGAAGGAGTTCGCCGCCCGCCCGGCGAACCGGCTGATGCAGAACGCGGTCACCCAGACGCCCGTGGACGACGTCGCCCTGGACCGGCGGGTGCTCACCGGCATCGACCACTCGGTCTCCCACCACCTGGACGACTGGAAGGCCACCAACCAGAGGCAGAGCGGCCGTTGCTGGATGTTCGCCGGGCTCAACCTGCTCCGGGTGGGCGCCGCGAGGAAGCTGGGCGTGAAGGACTTCGAGTTCTCCCAAAACTACCTGCTGTGGTGGGACAAGTTCGAGCGGGCCAACCACTTCCTGGAGGCGGTCATCGAGACTTCCGGCCGGGACGTGGACGACCGCACGGTGGCACATCTGCTGGCCGATCCGATCGGTGACGGCGGGCAGTGGAACATGTTCGTCGCCCTGGTCGCCAAGCACGGCCTGGTGCCCAAGTCCGCCATGCCGGAGACCGAGAGCTCCTCCTCGACCCGGGCGATGAACCGGGCCCTGAAGACGCTGCTCCGCCAGGGCGCCCGCGACCTGCGCGGCCTGGCCGCCGAGGGAGTCGGGGCCCAGCG contains these protein-coding regions:
- a CDS encoding methyltransferase, whose protein sequence is MTTPWGEVELTRFPDDPRDRLRAWDASDAYLLRHLDEEKVPLTGTVVVVGDRWGALVTALAEHRPVQITDSFLGQEATRANLARAGVEPGAVRLLTTQDPPPERVDVLLVRVPKSLALLEDQLLRLAPAVHADTVVVGTGMVKEIHTSTLQLFERILGPTRTSLARQKARLIFCTPDPVLERPANPWPYSYALPDGVGAVSGRTVVNHAGVFCAERLDIGTRFFLQHLPGPGAGRVVDLGCGNGVVGTAVALADPAAEVLFVDESFQAVASAEATYKANGVPGHAEFRVGDGLAGVAPGSVDLVLNNPPFHSHQATTDATAWRMFTGAKRALRPGGELWVIGNRHLGYHVKLRRLFGNSELVASDPKFVVLRAVKKD
- a CDS encoding class II fructose-bisphosphate aldolase, with product MPLASTGELITRAAAARSAVAAFNVITLEHIEAVVAGAETAGSPVVLQVSENAVKFRYGRLLPLARAAVAAAERAAVPVALHLDHVQSDDLLRQAPDAGFSSVMYDAARLPYAGNLAATRAAADWAHAQGLWIEAELGEIGGKDGRPPLDAHAPGARTDPVRARDFVAGTGVDALAVAVGSVHAMTTRTAVLDLGLLKRLSAALPVPLVLHGSSGVPDDGLVAAVGGGITKVNVGTALNAAMTGAIREFLAARPEAVDSRQYLSVGREAMASEVRRIIGVLSRTGDRPVP
- a CDS encoding SIS domain-containing protein, which translates into the protein MTHVENELNSQPECWTRAAEQAGRHRGALPEPGERVAVVGCGTSYFMAQAVAALREGAGQGETDAFAASEFPYGRSYDRVLALTRSGTTTEVLELLGRLSGRTRTTAVTADPGTPVRSAADDLVVLDFADERSVVQTRFATTALTLLRAHLGLHTDTVVADARAALAAPLPEGLVDCTQFTFLGRGWTVGLAHEAGLKMREASLSWTEAYPAMEYRHGPISVTTAGTATWMLGTAPDGLAEQVRATGGRWLQGALDPLAELVRIQRLAVAVAAARGLDPDRPRHLTRSVILAP
- a CDS encoding DeoR/GlpR family DNA-binding transcription regulator, with translation MSRDARWKALLELLVERGRLEVEEAAAELAVSAATIRRDFDQLAEQQMLVRTRGGAVVHGVSYELPLRYKTARRASEKQRIAKAVAELVAPGEAVGLTGGTTTTEVARALAVRGDLGTGSPALTVVTNALNIANELAVRPQFKIVVTGGVARAQSYELIGPLADGVLSQITLDVAVLGVVGFDVAHGAAAHDEAEAAINRLLCERAERVVVAADSSKLGRRAFARICGTELVDTLVTDAAVDQETVRRFEEAGVRVLTV
- a CDS encoding luciferase family protein, which produces MTLASRALAQLATWPDLRQAVPSCGLGRAVSSVQGEVVHFHSERDVDLRLTDRAVRRFAKDLRSTGAIRIVPGSQWVTLRLDAASDVDLLLTLVSVALQAQQTWPDPADRTVTGCNDQRGAGFVKADLGRF